One window of Cherax quadricarinatus isolate ZL_2023a chromosome 18, ASM3850222v1, whole genome shotgun sequence genomic DNA carries:
- the eEF2 gene encoding translation elongation factor 2 has product MVNFTVEEIRQLMDKKKNIRNMSVIAHVDHGKSTLTDSLVSKAGIIASSRAGETRFTDTRKDEQERCITIKSTAISMYFKLSDENINLISHPDQKEKGESGFLINLIDSPGHVDFSSEVTAALRVTDGALVVVDCVSGVCVQTETVLRQAIAERIKPVLFMNKMDRALLELQLEQEELYQTFQRIVENVNVIIATYNDDSGPMGEMRVDPSKGSVGFGSGLHGWAFSVKEFADIYASMFKVPAAKLMNKLWGENFFNKKTKKWSTAKSPDNERAFNTYILDPIFKLFDAIMNFKKDETQKLLETLKIKLVSEDRDKEGKPLLKVVMRTWLPAGDTLFHMITIHLPSPVTAQKYRAEMLYEGPSDDACCTGIRNCDAEGPLMMYISKMVPTSDKGRFYAFGRVFSGKVGSGQKVRILGPNFVPGKKEDLYEKSIQRSILMMGRFVEAIEDVPAGNICGLVGVDQYLVKTGTITTSKDAHNMKVMKFSVSPVVRVAVEPKNPSDLPKLVEGLKRLSKSDPMVQCIIEESGEHIVAGAGELHLEICLKDLEEDHACIPLKKTDPVVSYRETVGAESTELCLSKSPNKHNRLYMKAMPMPDGLAADIEDGKVTPRDDPKARKTFLCENYHFDATDAMKIWTFGPESTGANILVDVTKGVQYLNEIKDSCVAGFQWATKEGVLCDENMRAVRFNLHDVTLHADAIHRGGGQIIPTTRRVLYASVLTAEPRLQEPVYLCEIQCPEAAVGGIYGVLNRRRGVVFEEMQVVGTPMFVVKAHLPVNESFGFTADLRSNTGGQAFPQCVFDHWQEMPGSPTDATSNSKPYNIVMETRKRKGLKEGLPDLSNYLDKL; this is encoded by the exons GTGAACTTCACAGTGGAAGAGATCAGGCAACTGATGGACAAAAAGAAGAACATCCGGAATATGTCGGTTATTGCCCACGTTGATCATGGAAAATCTACGTTAACAGACTCTCTAGTGTCGAAAGCTGGTATCATCGCTTCTTCCCGTGCTGGAGAAACTCGTTTCACAGATACCCGTAAAGATGAGCAAGAACGTTGCATTACCATTAAATCAAC TGCCATCTCTATGTACTTCAAACTGTCTGATGAGAACATCAATCTGATTTCTCATCCTGACCAAAAAGAGAAGGGGGAGAGTGGTTTCCTTATAAACCTCATTGATTCGCCTGGTCATGTCGACTTCTCATCAGAGGTGACGGCAGCCTTGCGCGTTACTGATGGTGCTCTTGTAGTGGTGGATTGTGTGTCGG GTGTCTGTGTGCAGACTGAAACTGTTCTCCGTCAGGCTATTGCTGAACGCATcaagccagtgttgttcatgaacAAGATGGACCGTGCCCTTTTAGAACTGCAACTAGAGCAAGAAGAACTTTACCAGACGTTCCAG CGCATTGTGGAAAATGTGAATGTCATTATTGCTACTTACAACGACGACAGTGGTCCTATGGGTGAGATGCGTGTTGATCCAAGTAAGGGTTCTGTTGGCTTTGGCTCTGGCCTTCATGGTTGGGCTTTCTCTGTAAAGGAATTTGCAGACATCTACGCAAGCATGTTCAAAGTTCCTGCTGCCAAGCTTATGAACAA GCTGTGGGGAGAGAACTTCTTCAACAAGAAAACAAAGAAGTGGTCTACAGCAAAGAGTCCTGACAATGAGCGTGCCTTCAACACCTATATCCTTGACCCCATCTTCAAGTTGTTTGATGCTATAATGAATTTTAAG AAAGATGAAACTCAAAAGCTTCTGGAAACCCTGAAAATTAAGCTGGTGAGTGAAGACAGGGATAAAGAAGGAAAACCTTTACTTAAGGTAGTAATGCGCACATGGCTTCCAGCTGGTGATACCCTCTTCCACATGATCACAATTCACCTACCTTCTCCAGTAACAGCACAAAAATACCGTGCCGAGATGCTGTACGAGGGACCATCTGATGATGCTTGTTGCACTGGTATTAGAAACTGTGATGCTGAAGGCCCACTCATGATGTACATATCTAAAATGGTACCTACATCTGACAAAGGACGTTTCTATGCTTTTGGTCGTGTCTTTTCTGGTAAGGTTGGTAGTGGACAAAAGGTACGAATTCTGGGTCCTAATTTTGTTCCTGGCAAGAAGGAAGATCTATACGAGAAATCTATCCAGAGGTCAATCTTGATGATGGGTCGCTTTGTGGAGGCCATTGAAGATGTTCCTGCAGGAAACATTTGTGGACTAGTGGGTGTTGATCAATATCTGGTGAAAACGGGAACGATCACAACTAGTAAGGATGCTCACAACATGAAAGTTATGAAGTTCAGCGTGTCTCCAGTTGTGCGTGTGGCTGTTGAGCCAAAGAACCCATCGGACTTGCCAAAGCTTGTGGAAGGTCTTAAACg TCTTTCGAAGTCTGACCCCATGGTGCAGTGTATCATTGAAGAGTCTGGAGAACACATTGTTGCAGGAGCTGGTGAACTCCATCTTGAGATTTGCCTAAAG GATCTTGAGGAAGACCATGCTTGCATTCCACTGAAGAAGACTGATCCAGTAGTCTCATATAGGGAGACTGTTGGGGCAGAATCAACAGAGCTGTGTTTGTCAAAGTCTCCTAACAAGCACAACCGTTTGTATATGAAGGCCATGCCTATGCCTGATGGCTTGGCTGCTGATATTGAGGATGGTAAGGTTACACCACGTGATGATCCTAAGGCTAGGAAGACATTCCTCTGCGAGAACTACCATTTTGATGCCACAGATGCTATGAAGATCTGGACATTTGGCCCAGAATCAACTGGAGCAAATATTCTTGTGGATGTTACCAAGGGAGTGCAGTATCTCAACGAGATTAAAGATTCTTGTGTAGCTGGCTTCCAGTGGGCCACAAAGGAAGGTGTACTTTGTGACGAGAACATGAGAGCTGTTCGCTTCAACCTTCATGATGTTACTCTACATGCTGATGCTATTCATCGTGGTGGTGGCCAGATCATTCCTACTACTCGGCGTGTACTTTATGCTTCAGTCCTTACTGCAGAACCCCGTCTCCAAGAACCTGTGTACCTCTGTGAAATTCAGTGCCCTGAGGCTGCTGTTGGTGGCATCTATGGTGTACTCAACAGGCGGCGTGGTGTTGTATTCGAGGAGATGCAAGTGGTAGGAACACCAATGTTTGTTGTTAAGGCTCATCTACCTGTCAATGAGTCCTTTGGATTCACTGCTGATCTTCGTTCAAACACTGGTGGTCAGGCATTCCCTCAATGTGTGTTCGATCACTGGCAAGAAATGCCAGGTAGCCCTACTGATGCCACAAGCAACAGCAAGCCCTACAATATTGTTATGGAAACTAGGAAGAGGAAGGGCTTGAAGGAAGGCCTGCCTGATCTCTCTAATTACCTGGACAAACTGTAA